In Stanieria sp. NIES-3757, the DNA window ACTGAGTTTTATCTTTTGAAACAATCACCAATTATTTAATGTTATTTAACTAGATGGGCTTCTAAGAACCAAAGACGCATATCAATAGTACGAGAAATTTCAGTATACATATCTGCCGTATCTGCATCGCCTAAGCTATCAGTACTATCAATTGCTTCTCGAACGTGTTTAGCATAAGCTGCATAACGATCTGCTAGAGCAGTAATATGTTCGATTCCTCCTACTGCATCGAGCGGATATTCAGGTAAAATTGATTCTGCTGCTGCCACACGGGCTGTTCCTAAAGCTATTCCACCAAGGGCTGTAGCTCTTTCTGCTACCATATCGACATATCCTTCCAATTCTCCTGCTAATTCGTCAAACAGTTCGTGCAACTGATAAAAATCTGTTCCTTTGACGTTCCAGTGTGCTTGTTTGACTTGGGTTTTGAGGTCTAAAGTAGCAGCCAAACTCTTATTTAACAGTTCAACTACTTTTTCTCGTACTTCAGTAGCTAAATCAATGCGAGAAGAATAGAGTTTTTGTTTAGAAGCTGTAGAAACCATATTTTGAGTTCTCCTTTAGTTAATTACAGTTTATTGTGTTGTGTTTGACTATCCAAAAGCAATATCTAAAAACATCATGGCAACAAAGCCAACCATAATTCCTAGCGTACCTTCCTGAGCAATACTTTCACGATCTACTTCGGGGATGATTTCATCAACAATGACAAATAACATCGCTCCTGCTGCTGCTGCCATTGCCCAAGGTAAAAAAGCTTGACCAAAACTGACAATTGTTGCTCCTACTACACCACCGATTGGTTCGACTAAGCCTGTTAACAGAGAAATACCAAAAGCATAAGCAACTGAATACTGTAATTTCCTTAATGCTAAAGCAACTACCAAACCTTCGGGCATATTTTGTAAACCTATTCCTACTGCTAGCGGTAAACCACTACTGATATTGCCTTCTCCGAAGCCTACTCCTACCGCTAATCCTTCGGGAAAATTGTGTAAGGTAATTGCAATAATAAATAACCAAATGCGTTGAAAATTACTAGTAATTGGACCTTCTTGTCCTTTAAAAAAATGCTCGTGGGGAAAATGGTTATGAATCCACCATAATAATCCTGCACCCACAATAATACCAATGCTTATAATTAGGGCAGCGGTTTTTTGAGAATAACCTTGTGAGATCGCTGCTTCTGTACCAGGAACAATTAGGGAAAAGGTTGTTGCTGCTAGCATGACACCACCGCCTAATCCTAATAGTATTCCTTGCCATTGTTTTTTGAGACGAGCAGTGAATAAAATTGGTAACGCACCTATTGCTGTACCTAAACCTGCTAGTAAACTAGCAACAAAACCTAAATAAATTGTTCCCATACTTTTTTCCCAGCATATTTTTGGGATTAATAGTTCAAAGTTAATTGATTAACTTTGAACTATTTACTCAATTATTTTTCTGTTCCTTTTAAATACGCCAACATCGTATCAGCATCAGAAACTTCAAAAGGATCGGTAGGACAATTATCGCCAAAATCCGCTTCGATAAACATTTTCTCAATCTTGCCGTCGTCTACTACCATTGAATAACGCCAAGAACGTAATCCAAAACCAAGATTAGATTTATCTACTAACATCCCCATTTTTCGAGTAAATTCGCCACTGCCATCGGGAAGTAATAATACTCTTTTGGCTCCTTGTTGCTTACCCCACTGGAACATTACAAACGCATCATTGACCGAAAGACAGATGACTTCGTCTACACCTTGCGCTTTAATATCATCGTACAATTCTTCGTAACGAGGTAAATGGGTTGATGAACAAGTAGGAGTAAATGCCCCTGGTAGTGCAAATAAAACTATTCTTTTTCCGCCAAAAATCTCTTCTGTGGTTCTATCTTGCCAACGGTAAGGGTTTGGTCCTTCTACGGATTCATCGCGGACTCTAGTTTTAAATACTACGTTAGGAACTCTGTCTCTCATAAAATTATTTCCTTAAAATCTAACTCGTACTCACTATGAGTTTTCTTTACAATAATCATACTCATAACGACTATGAGTTGTCAAGAAAATTGTTTGATTTAGTTTGATTAATGAAGTCAGACAGGATTGAAAACAGGCGAACTGCCTTTTGGTAGTACTTGAAATTGTTTTGCTCCAGTTCAAAATTACTATTGTCTCGACAGAAGAGACTTACAGAGGCATGAGCGCACCCTGTCATAGTCTAAAATTTCAGAAAACTAGATGAAAAGTAAAGTTTTAAAGAATCGCTATCATCTTTTAAAAACCTTAAGTATAAGTAATTTTAGTCAAACTGTTTTAGCAAGAGACACTTATATAACTTCAAAACCCCAACTATGTGTAATCAAAAAGTTAGTAGTAATTGACAAGCATAATACTCAATTACTTGAGAAGATAAAGTTGCTATTTGAACAAGAAGCAGAAATTTTAAAAACATTAAGCGGAAACAATCGACAAATTCCGCAATTTTATGACTATTTTGTAGAGGCAGACAATTATTATTTAGTACAAGAATGGATTCAAGGAATAACGCTACAGCAAAAGTTACAACAGCAAGAAAAAATACCACAAGAAGAGGTAAAAAATATTTTGGTAAATTTTTTACCTGTGCTGAATTATATTCATAAACAGGGTATTATTCACCGCGATCTTAAACCAAGTAACATTATCCTACGTAATAGCGATCGCTTGCCAGTACTGATTGATTTTGGTGTTGCTCACCAGGTAACTCCTCAAGTAGAAAACAGCAAACAGCTTGATTTTTCTAGAGTAGGTACTCCTGGTTATATGTCTTTAGAACAGGCAATGGGACAAGCAGATTTTAGCAGTGATCTTTATAGCCTAGGTTTAACGGCAATTCATCTACTGACAGGGAAAGAACCTCTAGATTTAAAGTTTGATTTACATAGTGAAGAAATTTTTTGGCATCAAGAAGCAAGTAATTTTGATCGGAATTTAGCTGAGGTAATCAACCGTGCTATCAATTCCGATCCCAGTAAACGCTTTTCTTCGGCAAAAGAGATGCTAGCAGCATTACAAAGTTCATCGTCATTAAGTCCAAAATTTTTTAGCAACACAATTAATACTATTTCTCAACCAGAGAAGAAAAATCAAACCATACAAAAATCTTCTTTTATAAAATCGAACAAGCTGCTGTCTAGAGTTTTAATTATTGGATTAAAAGTTGCAATTGTTATGTTGGGTTTAAGTGCTTTTTTACCAAAACCAACTCATCAACCAACAGAATTATCAGTTTCGTTGTTATCTTCACCAATTGAGTTGCCTCTTGTTGTATCTTCTACTAGTTTTGAAGCCGAAATAACCCGAAAAACAAATGATTTAAGCGATTTACCTATTTTTATTCCTGGAACTTCAGAAGAGCGAGTTTTACAAACTTTAGGAGAACCAATCTGGCGTAAACAAGGATATTGGACAAATAGTATTGCTTGGTCATACGAAAATGTTGTGTCTGAGGGTGTAGATTTAGGATATTTATTTGATACTCAGACAAAAAAATTGCGTCAAACGGAAATTGCTGTTCCTGCCTCAGCTAATTTAGAAAGTCTGCAACAAATTTTAACTGGGTTTTTGGGAGGTAGCACTCCAGCTACAGTTAGTCAGGGATTAAAACAAGTTTATTTTCGCCAAAAAAATCAGCAATTATTTACGGTAGGTAACTTAGAAGGAATAATTGAACGTAATCAAGAAGATCGCATTTATATTGGAGTTTGGGAAGTAGATTTTCATTAAAAAGACGGTCAACAAATCTAAATTGAAATTGAAGAAACAAAAGTAATTAAATGCCGATTGTTTATATATTTAAGCCTTTTGACTGATACCTGAGCAACTAAATGATGACCTATGATAAAGATAAGAATAATAAATCGTTCATCTCTCTAAAATTAAAATATTCAGAGAGACGGAAGTAAGGAAAAAGTTTCAACTCCTGAAGGAACGCGCCTCACAATCGACAACACGGAACGGAGGTGACACTGATGGAACTAGTTTATCGGGGAGTGCGATATAACAACAATAAATCAGCATTATCAATAGCAACTCAAGGAAAAAACCCAAATATTGAGATTGTTTCCGCTCAACCTGAAATTGCCACTAAAAACAATTTCCCTTTTTTAAAATATATTAAACAGTTATTTTCACGCTCAGATGGAACACGAGTTTTTAATCCCTTTTTATTTTGGTATGTTTACAAAAGCCAATTGTTAGAAAATTGTTGGCAATTAGATGAACGCAAAAGACTCGAACACTGTTGGTATCTAACCTTAACACTTAATCCAAAAATTTATCGTACGAGTAGTCGACCGATTGAATTAAAATATCGTGGCATTACTTATTATCGATAATTTGATCTGCGGGGACGACAAGTAAGCTGGTTATAATCTTGAAATTACTAGAGTCAGCGACCACAGACTTATTTCTTTGATTTTATTAATCTGTTTAGCAAGCAAGTTTATCTACTTTTTCTGGACAAAATATTAAATCCAAAGGAGTCGCTAAATACGTAACTCGTGCGACTGAATCTGGCAAAAATTATCGAAGACATAGTAGTTTTTCTATTGGTTTGCATGGTCAAAACTGGTTAGACTCAATTGCCTTTTTTCAGGATGTAATTCAACAATTGATCTCTTTTTACCCTCACAAACAATCCTATTATCGGAAAGGTATGAGGGCTGTTTCCCTTATACAGCCTGCTTTATGAATTAGTTGTCGCCCCCGCAGATGCAATTCAATTGTTATTTTTACAATTGTTTATATAAATCTCAAACCCAATAATTAGTGTTTACAAATTCGATAATTATTTATCAAAATTCAGCAAATTTATCTTAGTTTCATTGCATTTTATTTAAGGGGGGGGTAAGGTTATTAAATTAATTTCAAACCACATAAATTAATCAACTCAACGTAAGTAAATTAATGCAGGAAATTAATTAAACATGAAAAAGATTAAATCATTACTAACTATTACTCTAGCAACAGCAGTTATTCTAGGAACTCTTGCAGATTCAGCAGAAGCTCGCAGAAGAAGTAGATACTCTTCCAGAGGACAAGATCAATCAGCAGTAGGTGCTACATTTGATTTGTTTGATCGAACTATCGATGCACAAGGTTTTGAACAGCCTATTATTGATAGTGACGCAGATCCAAATATAGGTTTTTTTGAAGGAGCTATTGAAAATTATATTGCAACAGGAAAGCCAGACCTGGCTAATAATGATAATCCTGTAGCTGATATAATGCTTTCTCCATCTGACCTACCACTATCTGTTGCAAACTTAAGAGCGCGTCGTTCTGGTGACAGTATTATATACGAAATTTCGAGGCAAAGTGATAACTTTGTAGTTGAAGATTTTATTTTAGATTTAAACAATAGACTTGTCGCTAAATAAGAACAACAAAATGATGAAATGGAATGCTCAATTTCACTGATTAATTTATGCAGCCATCAAGTAGAAATTCCAGAGACCCGCAGCAGTCAGCATGAAGCGATCATCCAAATCACGAATGTGATTTCTGTATACTGTAGCAGCAGCTTTGTATCTCTTAATACCTGATATGGTGTGTTCACATTTAACCCGCTCGCTGCTTTTTTCTCGGTTGGACTGTTTTTGTTCTTCTGTCAGTTCTTTGCCTCTGGGCTTTTTATCTGGAATTTTAATATTGACAAATTCTTTTTGTAATCCCTGAAAGCCTAAATCCACATGAATTGGAAGTTCATCTGGAACAAAATCGACCAATTTTTCCTCATTCAACTGTCTTTTATCATGAAGCTTACCTTCTCTTGCCTTTGTTAGCACTAGCACCCGTTTATCTTGGTCTGTCATCACTAGGTGTTTACGAGTATGGCACTTTTTTTTACCCGAATAATGACTTTTCTGTTTCTCTTGGTCTTTGGGACGTTGAATGGGACGCTCTGTCCCATCAATCATCACTTCTTTGGCATATGGAAAACGAACAATAAACTCATCAATACTTTCCAATTTGCGTTTTGGTAAGACCATTTTCTTTCCCAAGACCTTTTCGAGCAATGGTTGCAGTCTTAACATCCAACGGTGTGCCCGACTGCGGTGTAGGTCAAACAGCACTCCTGCCACATCAAAGGTAGGATAGCACTTGAAGTAGAACAATATGAAAAATAGTTTCTCTTCTACTCTCTGCAATCGCGCCTTTCTCCCTCCACCCACCGCTCGTTTTCGATGCTTTTGGCTTTTGGCGATCGCCTCTTGGTTAAGTATAATTTCAAAGCCTTGCGACAATTCGCCGAATGCTTTACGGTTTAATCCTGTCAATGCCCTGAGCAGGCGGTCTTCTTTCAGCACCCGATTGATGTCCAACATTTTCTTGTTTCATGATCAGTGGCTAATTGTTACTCTACCTTATTAAGCGACAAGTCTATTGGTATTAGTGGTGGCATATCGGTATTTAAAGCCGTTTATATTGACAAGCTAGCCCTTAACTGTGCCTGTGTTGGGGGAAATTCTAAAGCACCTTTAGGAATTGTCAGCTTTACCGAGAATGCGATTATGGCAATTATGGGCGCAGCACTTATTTTTTCTGCGACTACAGGAGAAGCTGAATCGGTAAAAATAAAAGAAGCCGAACCCAACGCGATCGTTCAGTTGCAAGATGCAAGTAGATAGAGAAATACAACCTATATTCTGGACTATCCCTACCTTGACTCTGTAGTCTACTAGAGAGTCTAAACTTAAGGAGTAGCGAGAAGAGGTGGCAAAGTAATTATGAATCAAATAAATTTTTTAAAAATTGGTGAATTAGCCAAACAAACAGGTGTTGCAGTGGGAACTTTACGTTATTACAGCGATTTAGGGCTTTTACTCCCTTCCTTACGGGGAGACAATGGTTATCGCTACTACAGTCAAGATGCTAATTCTCAGGTAAAATTCATTAAAAAAGCTCAGGCTTTGGGATTTACTTTTAGAAGAAATCAAACAATTTCTTGATGTTAGAGATCGGGGCGAACAACCTTGCAGTCTGGTAAAAAGCTTACTGAATGAGAAGATCGAGCAACTAGAAATTCAGATTAAGCAGATGACTTTATTTAAAGCCGAATTGGAAGAGTATCGCACTGCTTGGACAAATAATCTCTATCCCAAATCTAATTCTCAAGAAGTCTGTCCTTTAATTTCCAGTGTTTCTTTACATTAGACTTTTGACGGCTACATACAATCTTGAAGCAAGTTAGAAGAAAGAAAATTGTAGACTTTAATTTCTCATCCAATTAATCGCATCAAATTTCATTCTGATTTAATTTTTCAGAACTATAAATAGATATATGAACTCTTGGAGGTAATTTATTTATGAAAAATAAACGCAGTGCATCGATTTTTGTTTTAGCAATAGCAGTTACTCTACAGATCGCATCTATGTCTGCTGCCCAAGCACAAAATAATGATCGACAACAACAAAATACTACTAATAACCAGTCCTCTAATCAACAGCAGACAACCTGTTGTAGCAATCAAGATTCACAACAGACAACTAAGTGTCATAGTCAAGATCAGAACCATCAACAGCATCAACATAGCCAACTTTCAACAACTAATTCAGCAAATCAGCAAAACCATCAATGTAATACTCAAAATCAATCTCAAAAATAGCCTGTTTATTTTGGATATGTTTAATGATCTAGTTTCAAAAATTACCGCTAGTGCGGTCATGTTCTCTTTCATCGCTATAGGATTACCACCAGCGATCGCTCAATCAGAACATCATCATCATCAGATGACGACAGAGGAAGTAAAAGAATTACCTCCTGTGCCACAAAATTTACCAAAATGGATGAATAATAAGGACAAAAACCATATTTATCGCAAACGTGGTAAATATAATGATGACATCTATAACGTTCGTCCTCTTGCTTTCGACTTAAATGCAGTGGCTGTCGGTCATGCTTTTGCCTATGAGGATTTGGTTACAGGGAAAGCTGATGAATTGGAAACTAAAACCTTTGAGAAGATCAA includes these proteins:
- a CDS encoding Ferritin Dps family protein, which produces MVSTASKQKLYSSRIDLATEVREKVVELLNKSLAATLDLKTQVKQAHWNVKGTDFYQLHELFDELAGELEGYVDMVAERATALGGIALGTARVAAAESILPEYPLDAVGGIEHITALADRYAAYAKHVREAIDSTDSLGDADTADMYTEISRTIDMRLWFLEAHLVK
- a CDS encoding peroxiredoxin → MRDRVPNVVFKTRVRDESVEGPNPYRWQDRTTEEIFGGKRIVLFALPGAFTPTCSSTHLPRYEELYDDIKAQGVDEVICLSVNDAFVMFQWGKQQGAKRVLLLPDGSGEFTRKMGMLVDKSNLGFGLRSWRYSMVVDDGKIEKMFIEADFGDNCPTDPFEVSDADTMLAYLKGTEK
- a CDS encoding serine/threonine kinase; the encoded protein is MKSKVLKNRYHLLKTLSISNFSQTVLARDTYITSKPQLCVIKKLVVIDKHNTQLLEKIKLLFEQEAEILKTLSGNNRQIPQFYDYFVEADNYYLVQEWIQGITLQQKLQQQEKIPQEEVKNILVNFLPVLNYIHKQGIIHRDLKPSNIILRNSDRLPVLIDFGVAHQVTPQVENSKQLDFSRVGTPGYMSLEQAMGQADFSSDLYSLGLTAIHLLTGKEPLDLKFDLHSEEIFWHQEASNFDRNLAEVINRAINSDPSKRFSSAKEMLAALQSSSSLSPKFFSNTINTISQPEKKNQTIQKSSFIKSNKLLSRVLIIGLKVAIVMLGLSAFLPKPTHQPTELSVSLLSSPIELPLVVSSTSFEAEITRKTNDLSDLPIFIPGTSEERVLQTLGEPIWRKQGYWTNSIAWSYENVVSEGVDLGYLFDTQTKKLRQTEIAVPASANLESLQQILTGFLGGSTPATVSQGLKQVYFRQKNQQLFTVGNLEGIIERNQEDRIYIGVWEVDFH
- a CDS encoding glutaredoxin — its product is MANCYSTLLSDKSIGISGGISVFKAVYIDKLALNCACVGGNSKAPLGIVSFTENAIMAIMGAALIFSATTGEAESVKIKEAEPNAIVQLQDASR
- a CDS encoding zinc/iron permease, with the protein product MGTIYLGFVASLLAGLGTAIGALPILFTARLKKQWQGILLGLGGGVMLAATTFSLIVPGTEAAISQGYSQKTAALIISIGIIVGAGLLWWIHNHFPHEHFFKGQEGPITSNFQRIWLFIIAITLHNFPEGLAVGVGFGEGNISSGLPLAVGIGLQNMPEGLVVALALRKLQYSVAYAFGISLLTGLVEPIGGVVGATIVSFGQAFLPWAMAAAAGAMLFVIVDEIIPEVDRESIAQEGTLGIMVGFVAMMFLDIAFG
- a CDS encoding transcriptional regulator, MerR family; amino-acid sequence: MNQINFLKIGELAKQTGVAVGTLRYYSDLGLLLPSLRGDNGYRYYSQDANSQVKFIKKAQALGFTFRRNQTIS
- a CDS encoding transposase, IS4 family protein, whose protein sequence is MLDINRVLKEDRLLRALTGLNRKAFGELSQGFEIILNQEAIAKSQKHRKRAVGGGRKARLQRVEEKLFFILFYFKCYPTFDVAGVLFDLHRSRAHRWMLRLQPLLEKVLGKKMVLPKRKLESIDEFIVRFPYAKEVMIDGTERPIQRPKDQEKQKSHYSGKKKCHTRKHLVMTDQDKRVLVLTKAREGKLHDKRQLNEEKLVDFVPDELPIHVDLGFQGLQKEFVNIKIPDKKPRGKELTEEQKQSNREKSSERVKCEHTISGIKRYKAAATVYRNHIRDLDDRFMLTAAGLWNFYLMAA
- a CDS encoding MerR family transcriptional regulator, whose translation is MTLFKAELEEYRTAWTNNLYPKSNSQEVCPLISSVSLH